One genomic region from Arthrobacter sp. FB24 encodes:
- the carA gene encoding glutamine-hydrolyzing carbamoyl-phosphate synthase small subunit, producing MPIVESNNVTETEVTANADTAPEQGTSAPAVLVLEDGRTFRGTSYGATGTALGEAVFATGMTGYQETITDPSYARQLVVQTAPHIGNTGVNKDDAESRRIWVAGYIVRDAARRPSNWRSERSLDDELVEQGIVGIQGVDTRAITRHLREHKTMRAGIFSGESARATDKELLDAVLASAPMEGSRLAEEVSVDEAYVVEPKDWGWDGEPRFTIAAIDLGIKRMTPIRFAERGVRVHVLPATATLADVKAVNPDGFFMSNGPGDPATADNQVKLLRSVLDEKLPYFGICFGNQILGRALGFGTYKLRYGHRGINQPVMDRRTGKVEITSQNHGFAVDAPLDGATQAPEERYGRVEVSHVSLNDDVVEGLSCLDIPAFSVQYHPEAASGPHDAAYLFDRFIELMADTASETKTATESKTEDKK from the coding sequence ATGCCGATAGTGGAAAGTAACAACGTGACAGAAACCGAAGTAACAGCAAACGCAGATACTGCACCTGAACAAGGAACTTCCGCACCCGCGGTGCTGGTGCTCGAGGATGGCCGCACCTTCCGCGGCACCAGCTACGGCGCAACCGGCACCGCGCTCGGCGAGGCGGTGTTCGCCACCGGCATGACCGGCTACCAGGAAACCATCACGGACCCCTCCTACGCCCGCCAGCTCGTGGTTCAGACCGCCCCGCACATCGGCAACACCGGCGTCAACAAGGACGACGCCGAATCGCGCCGCATCTGGGTGGCTGGCTACATTGTCCGCGATGCCGCCCGCCGGCCCTCCAACTGGCGCTCCGAACGCTCCCTGGACGACGAACTCGTGGAACAGGGCATAGTGGGCATCCAGGGTGTGGACACCCGTGCCATCACCCGGCACCTGCGCGAACACAAGACCATGCGTGCCGGGATCTTCTCCGGCGAGTCCGCCCGGGCCACGGACAAGGAACTGCTCGACGCCGTACTGGCCAGCGCCCCCATGGAGGGGTCCCGCCTCGCCGAGGAAGTCAGTGTTGACGAGGCGTATGTTGTGGAGCCCAAGGATTGGGGCTGGGACGGTGAGCCGCGGTTCACCATCGCCGCCATCGACCTCGGCATCAAGCGCATGACTCCCATTCGCTTCGCCGAACGCGGCGTCCGCGTCCACGTCCTGCCGGCGACGGCCACCCTGGCTGACGTGAAGGCGGTCAACCCGGACGGATTCTTTATGTCCAACGGCCCCGGCGACCCCGCCACGGCGGACAACCAGGTCAAGCTGCTCCGCTCGGTGCTGGACGAGAAGCTGCCGTACTTCGGCATCTGCTTCGGCAACCAGATCCTTGGCCGTGCGCTCGGCTTCGGGACGTACAAGCTCCGCTACGGACACCGTGGCATCAACCAGCCCGTCATGGACCGCCGCACCGGCAAGGTGGAGATCACCTCACAGAACCACGGCTTTGCCGTGGACGCCCCGCTCGACGGCGCCACCCAGGCTCCCGAGGAACGTTACGGCCGCGTCGAAGTCAGCCACGTCAGTCTCAACGACGACGTCGTGGAAGGCCTCTCCTGCCTGGACATCCCCGCATTCTCGGTGCAGTACCACCCTGAAGCTGCCTCGGGCCCGCACGACGCCGCCTACCTCTTTGACCGCTTCATCGAGCTGATGGCGGACACCGCTTCCGAGACAAAGACTGCCACCGAATCCAAGACTGAGGACAAGAAGTAA
- a CDS encoding PH-like domain-containing protein, whose protein sequence is MDKALPGLAMLAIIAVAFVLLGIGWRNRLRRQSDVEQLPAVPAELSQPLATADGQYVATTTAGDWLDRIAVHGLGIRTNAELTVHPEGVLFERSGAGPVFIPANRLTGIRQDSGMAGKFVEKDGLLVVSWTLGGRELDTGFRTRRAADKPPVLAAFQELISAAPQADADSGK, encoded by the coding sequence ATGGACAAAGCACTCCCCGGACTCGCCATGCTGGCGATCATCGCGGTGGCCTTCGTGTTGCTCGGCATCGGGTGGCGGAACCGCCTGCGGCGCCAGTCCGACGTCGAGCAGCTGCCCGCGGTGCCGGCCGAACTGAGCCAGCCGCTGGCCACCGCCGACGGCCAGTATGTTGCCACCACGACGGCCGGCGACTGGCTGGACCGCATCGCTGTCCATGGCCTGGGCATCCGCACCAACGCTGAACTCACCGTCCACCCGGAGGGCGTGCTGTTCGAGCGTTCCGGGGCCGGGCCGGTCTTCATCCCGGCGAACCGGCTCACCGGAATCCGCCAGGACAGTGGCATGGCCGGGAAGTTCGTCGAAAAAGACGGACTCCTGGTGGTCAGCTGGACCCTGGGCGGCCGGGAACTCGATACCGGGTTCCGGACCCGCCGTGCCGCAGACAAACCGCCCGTCCTGGCAGCCTTTCAAGAATTGATCTCCGCAGCCCCTCAGGCAGATGCCGATAGTGGAAAGTAA
- a CDS encoding dihydroorotase gives MAHDQQDAATTGAYLIRGAAILGGAAEDLLIRDGIIAARGTDLAGTDAADGATVIEAAGLVALPGMVDIHTHLREPGREDAETVETGTRAAALGGYTAVHAMANSNPVADTAGVVEQVHTLGRAAGWVDVRPVGAVTVGLAGEQLAELGAMADSRAKVRVFSDDGICVHDPVIMRRALEYVKAFDGVVAQHAQEPRLTAGAQMNEGDVSAVLGLTGWPAVAEESIIARDVLLAQHVGSRLHVCHVSTAGSVEIIRWAKARGINVTAEVTPHHLLLTDELVRSYDPVYKVNPPLRTDSDVQALRAALADGTIDVVGTDHAPHPSEHKECEWAQAAMGMTGLETALSVVQETMIETGLMGWADFARVTSTAPAVIGRVADQGRPLEAGEPANVTLVDPAARWTVDPSKMATMGRNSPFAGRELPGKVVATFFKGHPTVLNGELNTPYRHGPHQETTAAAPAGGY, from the coding sequence ATGGCACACGATCAACAGGATGCAGCCACCACCGGGGCATACCTCATCCGCGGCGCAGCGATTCTTGGCGGCGCAGCCGAAGACCTCCTGATCCGCGACGGCATTATCGCCGCGCGCGGCACCGACCTGGCCGGCACCGACGCAGCTGACGGCGCCACCGTCATCGAGGCCGCCGGCCTGGTGGCACTGCCCGGCATGGTGGACATCCACACCCACCTCCGCGAACCCGGACGGGAAGACGCCGAAACAGTGGAAACCGGCACCCGCGCCGCCGCGCTTGGCGGCTACACGGCCGTGCACGCCATGGCCAACAGTAATCCCGTTGCGGACACCGCAGGCGTCGTGGAACAGGTGCACACCCTGGGACGTGCCGCCGGCTGGGTGGACGTCCGCCCAGTTGGCGCGGTGACCGTGGGCCTCGCAGGCGAACAACTGGCCGAGCTCGGCGCCATGGCTGATTCCCGTGCCAAGGTCCGGGTCTTTTCCGACGACGGCATCTGCGTCCACGACCCCGTGATCATGCGCCGTGCGCTGGAATATGTGAAGGCGTTCGACGGCGTGGTGGCACAGCACGCGCAGGAACCGCGGCTCACCGCGGGCGCCCAGATGAACGAAGGCGACGTCTCGGCAGTTCTCGGACTGACGGGCTGGCCCGCCGTGGCCGAGGAAAGCATCATTGCCCGGGACGTGCTGCTCGCCCAGCACGTCGGGTCCAGGCTGCACGTCTGCCACGTTTCCACGGCAGGCTCGGTGGAAATCATCCGCTGGGCCAAGGCCCGCGGGATCAATGTGACGGCCGAAGTGACGCCGCACCACCTGCTCCTGACCGATGAACTGGTCCGCAGCTACGACCCCGTCTACAAGGTCAACCCGCCGCTGCGCACGGACTCCGACGTCCAGGCCCTGCGTGCCGCCCTGGCCGACGGCACGATCGACGTCGTCGGAACCGACCACGCCCCGCACCCGAGCGAACACAAGGAATGCGAGTGGGCGCAGGCGGCCATGGGCATGACGGGGCTGGAAACGGCGCTGTCCGTCGTCCAGGAAACCATGATCGAGACCGGCCTGATGGGCTGGGCCGACTTTGCCCGGGTGACGTCCACCGCTCCCGCCGTGATCGGACGGGTGGCGGACCAGGGACGTCCGCTGGAGGCCGGCGAACCCGCAAACGTCACACTGGTGGACCCGGCTGCGCGCTGGACCGTGGACCCTTCTAAGATGGCAACCATGGGCCGTAACTCTCCGTTCGCCGGCAGGGAACTCCCCGGCAAGGTAGTGGCGACGTTCTTCAAGGGCCACCCCACCGTCCTTAACGGCGAGCTCAACACCCCGTACCGCCACGGGCCCCACCAGGAAACAACCGCCGCCGCACCGGCGGGCGGGTACTGA
- a CDS encoding aspartate carbamoyltransferase catalytic subunit: MKHLLSTEDLSLANAIRILDTAEEMAAVGDREVKKLPALRGRTVVNLFFEDSTRTRISFEAAAKRLSADVINFAAKGSSVSKGESLKDTAQTLAAMGADAVVIRHWASGAPHRLAATDWIDAAVINAGDGTHEHPTQALLDAFTMRRHWARLHGTPSAGADLKGMRVAIAGDVLHSRVARSNVWLLRTLGAEVTLVAPPTLLPIGVGQWPCSVSYDMDETLAKGVDAVVMLRVQGERMNASFFPTTREYSRRWGFDDNRLRALDSLGLKDTIIMHPGPMNRGLEISSAAADSPRSTVLAQVRNGVSVRMAALYLLLSGDTREPALTPNAAYSTKESH; encoded by the coding sequence ATGAAACACCTGCTCTCCACCGAAGACCTCAGCCTGGCCAATGCCATCCGCATCCTCGACACCGCAGAGGAGATGGCGGCCGTGGGGGACCGGGAAGTCAAGAAGCTGCCTGCGCTCCGCGGCCGCACCGTGGTGAACCTGTTCTTCGAGGACTCCACCCGCACCCGCATCTCGTTCGAAGCGGCAGCGAAGCGGCTGTCCGCGGACGTCATCAACTTCGCCGCGAAGGGATCCTCGGTCTCCAAGGGCGAATCCCTCAAGGACACGGCCCAGACGCTTGCAGCGATGGGGGCCGACGCCGTCGTCATCCGCCACTGGGCCTCGGGTGCGCCGCACCGGCTGGCAGCCACGGACTGGATCGACGCAGCCGTCATCAACGCAGGCGACGGAACCCACGAACACCCCACCCAGGCGCTGCTGGACGCTTTCACCATGCGCCGGCACTGGGCCAGGCTCCATGGGACGCCGTCCGCCGGGGCAGACCTCAAAGGAATGCGCGTGGCCATTGCCGGCGATGTCCTGCACTCGCGTGTGGCCCGTTCGAATGTGTGGCTGCTGCGTACACTCGGCGCGGAGGTCACCCTCGTGGCGCCGCCCACCCTGCTGCCCATCGGCGTCGGGCAATGGCCCTGCAGCGTGAGCTACGACATGGACGAAACCCTGGCGAAGGGCGTCGACGCCGTCGTGATGCTGCGCGTCCAGGGCGAACGGATGAATGCCTCCTTCTTCCCCACGACCCGCGAGTACTCCCGCCGCTGGGGATTCGACGACAACCGGCTGCGTGCCCTGGACAGCCTGGGCCTGAAGGACACCATCATCATGCACCCCGGCCCCATGAACCGCGGGCTGGAAATTTCCTCCGCGGCCGCGGACTCACCTCGTTCCACCGTGCTTGCGCAGGTGCGCAACGGCGTGTCCGTCCGGATGGCCGCCCTGTACCTGCTGCTCTCCGGAGACACCCGCGAACCAGCCCTAACCCCAAACGCCGCCTATTCCACCAAGGAGAGCCACTGA
- the pyrR gene encoding bifunctional pyr operon transcriptional regulator/uracil phosphoribosyltransferase PyrR: MTSVTEAPVPARVVLNSADIDRALTRIAHEILEANKGSQDLVLLGIPRRGYPLAVRLAKKIAAADPTVDAAAIVGQLDVTMFRDDLSHQPTRPPYPTQLPRTGIDNKVVVLIDDVLYSGRTIRAALDAIVDLGRPRIVRLAVMIDRGHRELPIRADHVGKNLPTSSSEKVRVRLEETDSIDGTPVNEVVIEAGA; this comes from the coding sequence TTGACTTCAGTCACAGAAGCACCGGTTCCGGCCAGGGTTGTGCTCAACTCTGCGGACATTGACCGTGCACTCACTCGTATCGCCCATGAGATCCTCGAGGCCAACAAGGGTTCCCAGGATCTGGTGCTGCTGGGCATTCCGCGCCGCGGCTACCCGCTGGCCGTCCGCCTGGCGAAAAAAATCGCCGCCGCCGATCCCACCGTGGATGCCGCCGCCATCGTTGGCCAGCTGGACGTCACTATGTTCCGGGACGATTTGTCCCACCAGCCCACGCGGCCGCCCTATCCCACGCAGCTGCCCCGCACCGGCATCGACAACAAGGTCGTTGTGCTGATCGACGATGTCCTTTATTCGGGCAGGACCATCCGTGCAGCGCTGGACGCCATCGTGGACCTCGGCCGCCCGCGCATCGTCCGGCTGGCCGTCATGATCGACCGCGGCCACCGCGAGCTGCCCATCCGCGCAGACCATGTCGGAAAGAACCTCCCCACTTCCTCCTCCGAAAAGGTCCGGGTGCGGCTCGAAGAGACCGATTCCATCGACGGCACCCCCGTCAATGAAGTGGTCATCGAGGCAGGCGCATGA
- a CDS encoding PrsW family intramembrane metalloprotease, producing the protein MGQVRPDHYRPAPASNHAPTVNTMMPPAAVRSRSSAGVVGLVGGGGFLAFASLFLVLPYLVGNTGVTGFVIGFIASLIPLSAVLLAVYVIDRWEPEPKRLLLFAFMWGAVVSISVTLLIQPVFALAAVPPAGVDYRTFAVTVQAPVVEEFAKSLGLLLLLVLARKHFDGPVDGVVFAFTIAGGFAFTENILYFGRAIAESATPGTDLAVVFFLRGVMSPFAHAIFTGTTGLILGFAARRWHPGMSVVAFAVGLVPAMILHSMWNSMGQDFLVQYIVVQVPIFVLAVVVIVLLRVAENRLTRQRLQEYAAAGWFTPPEVEMLATAGGRRSAVRWAKQFGRGPQMKAFLRSATRLAFIRQRILSGRDVPAHQLDEHHQLAEVVARRDAVLR; encoded by the coding sequence ATGGGCCAGGTCCGGCCCGATCACTACCGTCCGGCACCCGCCAGCAACCACGCGCCCACCGTGAACACCATGATGCCGCCTGCCGCGGTGCGCAGCCGGTCAAGTGCGGGAGTTGTAGGACTCGTGGGCGGCGGCGGCTTCCTGGCTTTTGCCAGCCTCTTCCTGGTCCTCCCCTACCTTGTTGGCAACACCGGCGTCACCGGGTTCGTGATCGGCTTCATCGCGTCCCTGATCCCGTTGAGCGCCGTGCTCCTCGCTGTCTACGTCATTGACCGCTGGGAGCCCGAGCCCAAGCGCCTGTTGCTGTTCGCCTTTATGTGGGGCGCGGTCGTGTCTATTTCCGTCACGCTGCTGATCCAGCCGGTTTTTGCGCTGGCAGCGGTGCCCCCGGCCGGCGTGGACTACCGGACTTTTGCCGTCACCGTGCAGGCCCCCGTGGTGGAGGAGTTCGCCAAGTCCTTGGGCCTGTTGCTACTGCTTGTGCTGGCGCGGAAGCACTTTGACGGCCCGGTGGACGGGGTGGTGTTCGCCTTCACCATTGCCGGCGGCTTTGCTTTTACGGAAAACATCCTCTACTTCGGCCGGGCCATCGCCGAGTCCGCAACACCGGGCACAGACCTCGCGGTCGTGTTCTTCCTGCGGGGCGTCATGTCCCCGTTCGCCCACGCCATCTTCACGGGTACCACCGGACTCATTCTCGGTTTTGCGGCGCGGCGCTGGCACCCGGGGATGTCCGTCGTTGCGTTCGCCGTGGGACTGGTCCCGGCGATGATCCTGCACAGTATGTGGAACAGCATGGGCCAGGACTTCCTGGTTCAGTACATCGTGGTCCAGGTGCCCATCTTCGTGCTGGCCGTCGTCGTTATTGTGCTGCTGCGTGTGGCGGAGAACCGGCTAACGCGGCAGCGGCTCCAGGAGTATGCAGCCGCGGGGTGGTTCACGCCGCCGGAAGTGGAGATGCTGGCAACCGCCGGCGGACGCCGTTCTGCGGTCCGCTGGGCGAAGCAGTTCGGCCGGGGGCCGCAGATGAAAGCCTTCCTGCGATCGGCCACCCGGCTTGCCTTCATCAGGCAACGGATCCTCAGTGGCCGGGACGTTCCGGCCCACCAGCTGGACGAGCACCACCAGCTCGCAGAAGTCGTGGCCCGGCGGGACGCCGTGCTGCGCTAG
- the nusB gene encoding transcription antitermination factor NusB yields the protein MSARGKARNRALDVLFEAEQRSLSAFDVLRSRREKTDQIVNPYTLEIVEGVVSHQAAIDEFLETYSQGWTLERMPSVDRIILRIGTWELLYNDDVPDGVAVSEAVALAKTLSTDESPSFINGLLGRLQQLKPSLLA from the coding sequence GTGAGCGCCCGCGGTAAGGCCCGTAACCGGGCCCTGGATGTTCTTTTCGAGGCGGAGCAGCGCTCCCTCTCGGCTTTCGATGTGCTGCGGTCACGCCGTGAAAAAACCGACCAGATCGTCAACCCCTACACACTCGAGATCGTCGAAGGCGTGGTGTCCCACCAGGCCGCCATCGACGAATTCCTGGAAACCTACTCGCAGGGCTGGACACTGGAGCGCATGCCGTCGGTGGACCGCATCATCCTGCGCATCGGCACGTGGGAACTTCTCTACAACGATGACGTTCCCGACGGCGTGGCGGTCAGCGAGGCCGTCGCCCTTGCCAAGACGCTGTCCACGGACGAGTCACCGTCCTTTATCAACGGCCTCCTCGGCCGGCTCCAGCAGCTGAAGCCTTCGCTGCTGGCATAA
- the efp gene encoding elongation factor P — MATTNDIKNGTVLKLEGQLWNIIEFQHVKPGKGGAFVRTKMRNVMSGKVVDKTFNAGLKIETATVDRRDYQYLYQDGADFVFMDTQDYDQITVSGATVGDATNFMLENQMVNIAIHEGTPLYIELPPSVVLEITYTEPGLQGDRSSAGTKPATLETGYEIQVPLFVENNTKVKVDTRDGSYLGRVND; from the coding sequence GTGGCAACCACAAACGACATCAAGAACGGAACCGTGCTGAAGCTTGAGGGCCAGCTCTGGAACATCATCGAGTTCCAGCACGTCAAGCCGGGCAAGGGCGGCGCTTTCGTCCGTACCAAGATGCGCAACGTTATGTCCGGCAAGGTGGTCGACAAGACCTTCAACGCCGGCCTCAAGATCGAGACCGCCACTGTGGACCGCCGCGACTACCAGTACCTGTACCAGGACGGCGCTGACTTCGTGTTCATGGACACGCAGGACTACGACCAGATCACGGTTTCCGGCGCCACCGTAGGCGACGCCACCAACTTCATGCTGGAAAACCAGATGGTCAACATTGCCATCCACGAAGGCACCCCGCTGTACATCGAACTGCCCCCGAGCGTCGTGCTTGAAATCACCTACACCGAGCCGGGCCTGCAGGGCGACCGCTCCTCCGCCGGCACCAAGCCCGCCACGTTGGAGACCGGCTACGAGATTCAGGTGCCGCTGTTCGTCGAGAACAACACCAAGGTCAAGGTTGACACCCGCGACGGCAGCTACCTCGGCCGGGTCAACGACTAG
- a CDS encoding tetratricopeptide repeat protein codes for MIDSMGGTSEWPDAGFPGVKINPDTLMPGIVNEEACNLALQASSDPADRIMVLLAEGHAGDAAELLAEARYNDPESFRLRAFEAELLRVSKRYDRAVDLYRQLLAEVQGTELEAMAHQHLGRAYYAGGNTAAAVDEFAKALDLRVAGAADAALIYSSTVALQRARNVLERSS; via the coding sequence ATGATTGATTCCATGGGCGGCACGAGTGAGTGGCCGGACGCAGGGTTCCCGGGTGTCAAGATCAACCCGGACACCCTCATGCCGGGAATCGTCAACGAAGAGGCATGCAACCTGGCACTTCAGGCGTCCTCCGATCCGGCGGACCGCATCATGGTCCTCCTGGCGGAAGGCCACGCCGGCGATGCCGCGGAGCTCCTGGCCGAAGCACGCTACAACGACCCCGAATCTTTCCGGCTCCGGGCCTTTGAAGCCGAGCTCCTGCGGGTCTCCAAGCGTTATGACCGGGCCGTGGATCTTTACCGCCAGCTGTTGGCGGAGGTCCAGGGAACCGAGCTGGAGGCCATGGCGCACCAGCATCTCGGCCGTGCCTACTATGCCGGAGGCAACACGGCAGCGGCCGTCGACGAGTTCGCCAAGGCCCTGGACCTCCGCGTTGCGGGGGCCGCGGATGCCGCGCTGATCTACTCGTCCACAGTCGCGCTGCAGCGTGCGCGGAACGTCCTGGAAAGGTCGTCCTAG
- the aroB gene encoding 3-dehydroquinate synthase has protein sequence MSSESTVIKVTGKSAADNYDVVVGRGLLGRLPELLGERVKRVLVIHPRALRLTGDTVRDELASAGFTALTAEIPDAEEGKHIQVAAFCWQVLGQNDFTRSDAVVAVGGGAVTDLAGFVAATWLRGVKVIHMPTSLLGMVDASVGGKTGINTAEGKNLVGAFHPPAAVLADLDTLSTLPKNELISGMAEVIKCGFIADPAILDLVEKDPSAVTDPQSAFLRELIERAIAVKADVVSEDLKETGRREILNYGHTLGHAIELVERYSWRHGAAVSVGMMFAAELARSVGRLSDADADRHRTILETLGLPITYRRDRWQGLLDGMRRDKKSRGDLLRFVVLDGIARPGILDVPDTSLLFAAYQEIAS, from the coding sequence GTGAGTAGCGAATCAACCGTCATCAAAGTCACCGGCAAGTCTGCCGCTGACAACTACGACGTCGTTGTGGGCCGCGGCCTGCTTGGACGCCTTCCCGAGCTGCTGGGCGAGCGTGTCAAACGGGTTCTGGTCATCCACCCGCGGGCCCTCCGGCTCACCGGTGACACCGTCCGCGATGAGCTGGCCTCGGCCGGGTTCACTGCGCTGACCGCAGAAATCCCGGACGCCGAAGAAGGCAAGCACATCCAGGTAGCCGCGTTCTGCTGGCAGGTCCTGGGACAAAACGACTTCACCCGCTCCGACGCCGTGGTGGCAGTAGGCGGCGGCGCCGTCACGGACCTCGCCGGCTTCGTGGCGGCCACCTGGCTCCGCGGCGTTAAGGTCATCCACATGCCCACCAGCCTTCTCGGCATGGTGGATGCATCCGTCGGTGGCAAGACCGGCATCAACACCGCCGAAGGCAAGAACCTGGTGGGTGCGTTCCACCCGCCGGCCGCCGTCCTCGCGGACCTCGATACGCTCAGCACCCTGCCGAAGAACGAGCTCATTTCGGGCATGGCCGAGGTCATCAAGTGCGGGTTCATCGCCGACCCCGCCATCCTGGACCTCGTGGAAAAGGATCCGTCCGCAGTCACCGATCCGCAGTCAGCGTTCCTCCGCGAGCTGATCGAGCGCGCCATCGCCGTGAAGGCCGACGTCGTGTCCGAAGACCTCAAGGAAACCGGCCGGCGCGAGATCCTCAACTACGGGCACACCCTAGGCCACGCGATCGAGCTAGTGGAACGCTACTCCTGGCGCCACGGCGCCGCTGTTTCGGTGGGGATGATGTTCGCCGCTGAACTCGCCCGCAGCGTGGGTCGCCTCAGCGACGCCGACGCCGACCGTCACCGCACCATCCTGGAAACGCTCGGACTGCCGATCACCTACCGCCGGGACCGGTGGCAGGGGCTGCTGGACGGCATGCGCCGGGACAAGAAGTCCCGTGGAGACCTGCTTCGTTTCGTGGTCCTGGACGGCATCGCCCGCCCGGGAATCCTTGACGTTCCGGACACGTCCCTGCTGTTTGCCGCCTACCAGGAGATTGCCTCTTGA
- a CDS encoding shikimate kinase, whose translation MAVGKSAIGHQLAQQLGAAFVDTDVVIVENHGTIPDIFAARGERAFREIEARTVARVIEEAGNTGTVISLGGGAVLDSGTQQLLRRCTVVYLECDADTVSERIARNSGRPLLAGDAMGRWRALFATRQPVYERLADLVFDVRHGSVTDLGHRLEEALREYAAAQTAAAEPVAATKEVEK comes from the coding sequence ATGGCCGTTGGCAAGTCGGCAATCGGCCACCAGCTTGCTCAACAGCTGGGGGCGGCGTTCGTCGACACCGACGTCGTGATCGTGGAAAACCACGGAACCATCCCGGACATCTTCGCCGCCCGCGGCGAGCGTGCGTTCCGGGAGATTGAGGCCCGGACCGTCGCCCGGGTCATCGAAGAGGCCGGGAACACCGGCACCGTCATTTCCCTCGGCGGCGGGGCCGTACTCGACTCCGGCACCCAGCAGCTCCTGCGCCGCTGCACCGTTGTCTACCTTGAGTGCGACGCCGACACAGTTTCGGAGCGCATAGCCCGCAATTCCGGCCGTCCGCTCCTGGCCGGAGACGCCATGGGCCGGTGGCGTGCGCTTTTTGCCACCCGGCAACCGGTCTATGAACGGCTTGCCGACCTAGTTTTCGATGTCCGCCACGGATCCGTCACGGATCTCGGGCACCGGCTGGAAGAGGCGCTGCGTGAGTACGCGGCGGCACAAACCGCGGCGGCGGAGCCAGTGGCCGCTACAAAGGAAGTTGAAAAGTGA
- the aroC gene encoding chorismate synthase, with protein MLRWLTAGESHGPALVGIIEGVPAGVELTSSQIADALARRRLGYGRGARMKFEQDVVTVLGGVRHGITQGGPVAIQVGNTEWPKWEQIMAADPVAPEILADQARNAPLTRPRPGHADFTGMQKYGFDEARPVLERASARETATRVALGTVASQFLKQLGIELVSHTVSIASVSVPEGRPLPVPANVIALDADPLRCFDRETSDAMVAEVDAAHKEGETLGGVVEVLAYGLPPGLGSYVHWDRRLDSRLAAALMGIQAIKGVEVGDGFLTASRRGSAAHDEIVKDSDGRIIRTSNRAGGIEGGMSIGDVLRVRAAMKPIATVPRALKTIDVSTGEAAKAHHQRSDVCAVPAAGVVAEAMVALVLAEAVAEKFGGDSVAETARNIKGYLDNIPASLDSIGQ; from the coding sequence ATGTTGCGTTGGTTGACTGCCGGTGAATCCCATGGACCGGCACTGGTCGGAATAATTGAAGGCGTCCCTGCCGGTGTTGAACTCACCAGCAGCCAGATCGCGGATGCCCTCGCCCGCCGCCGCCTCGGCTACGGCCGCGGTGCCCGGATGAAGTTCGAGCAGGACGTCGTTACCGTCCTTGGCGGCGTGCGCCACGGCATCACGCAGGGCGGCCCGGTGGCCATCCAGGTGGGCAACACTGAATGGCCCAAGTGGGAGCAGATCATGGCTGCGGACCCCGTGGCCCCCGAGATACTGGCGGACCAGGCACGCAACGCACCACTGACGCGGCCGCGCCCCGGACACGCGGACTTCACGGGCATGCAGAAATATGGCTTTGACGAAGCACGCCCCGTACTGGAGCGCGCCAGCGCCCGCGAAACCGCTACCCGCGTTGCACTGGGCACCGTGGCGTCGCAGTTCCTCAAGCAACTGGGCATTGAACTAGTCAGCCACACGGTTTCGATCGCCAGTGTCTCTGTGCCGGAAGGGCGCCCGCTGCCTGTACCCGCCAACGTGATTGCCCTCGACGCCGATCCGCTTCGTTGTTTTGACCGGGAAACCTCCGACGCCATGGTGGCCGAAGTTGACGCCGCCCACAAGGAAGGCGAAACCCTCGGCGGTGTGGTGGAGGTGCTGGCCTACGGCCTTCCGCCCGGACTCGGCAGCTACGTCCACTGGGACCGCCGCCTGGACTCCCGCCTCGCCGCCGCCCTGATGGGCATCCAGGCCATCAAGGGTGTTGAGGTGGGCGACGGATTCCTCACGGCTTCCCGCCGGGGCTCAGCCGCCCACGACGAAATCGTCAAGGACTCCGACGGCCGGATCATCCGCACCAGCAACCGGGCCGGCGGCATTGAAGGCGGCATGAGCATCGGTGACGTTCTGCGGGTCCGCGCGGCAATGAAGCCCATCGCCACCGTTCCGCGCGCCCTCAAGACCATCGACGTGAGCACCGGGGAGGCCGCCAAGGCCCACCACCAGCGCTCTGACGTCTGTGCTGTTCCGGCCGCCGGCGTAGTGGCTGAGGCCATGGTGGCACTCGTATTGGCCGAGGCAGTGGCGGAGAAGTTCGGCGGCGATTCGGTCGCGGAAACGGCACGGAACATCAAGGGTTACCTGGACAACATTCCGGCGTCCCTGGACTCGATCGGCCAGTAG